A DNA window from Xiphias gladius isolate SHS-SW01 ecotype Sanya breed wild chromosome 3, ASM1685928v1, whole genome shotgun sequence contains the following coding sequences:
- the LOC120788443 gene encoding LOW QUALITY PROTEIN: cytochrome P450 2K1-like (The sequence of the model RefSeq protein was modified relative to this genomic sequence to represent the inferred CDS: deleted 1 base in 1 codon), whose translation MAIWDDYASSLFSSPTTLLGAVALLLVLYLVFTCFSSDETGKEPPGPRPLPLLGNLLQLDLKRPYKTLYELSEKYGSVFTVHFGTNKVVVLAGYKAVKEALVSYAEEFGDRSIYPIFYDINQGHGILFANGESWKELRRFALTTLRDFGMGKRVAEEKISEECRYLIQVFEKHKGKPFDTTCPVNYATSNIISSIVYGSRFEYSDPRFKNLVRRAHENICIIGSASVQLYNMFPRLVSWIKNRQLILKNVKMTVRDNKDLIKQLEETLNPHTCRGLVDCFLIRKQKEESSTSFSLLLALVGLLFLQLLYSSFSSQENRRDPPGPKPLPLLGNLHQLDLNRLYNSLFDLSKKHGPVFTVYFGLKKVVVLAGYRTVKQALVNHAEEFGDRDINPIFYDFNKGNGVLFANGDSWKEMRRFALSTLREFGMGKKISEQKIIEECHHLADEFQRHEGKAFSNAKTVTYAASNIISGLMFGRRFDYNDHDLQSLVERDHEAIRLTGSASIMLYNIFPWLGPCLKNRRDLLRLVEANKMEARTKIAQLNETLNPEMCRCFIDAFLTRKQNLKESGIKDSHYHNDNLLYSVTTLFSAGTDTTGSTLQWCLLLMAKYPHIQERVQEELSREVGSRQIRVEDRKNLPYTDAVIHETQRVANVAPMSVPHKTSRDVNFQGYFIKEGTTVFPLLTSVLYDENEWESPQTFNPSHFLDREGKFVRRDAFMPFSAGRRVCLGESLARMELFLFFTSLLQRFRFTPPPGVTEDELDLTPAVGFTLSPLPHELCAVSRNEEDSWDFLIIVLCFLCHGGTGNSHDADCGHP comes from the exons ATGGCTATTTGGGATGATTatgcttcctctctcttctccagtCCCACCACCCTGTTGGGGGCTGTTGCTCTCCTGCTCGTCCTTTACCTTGTTTTCACTTGCTTCAGCTCCGATGAAACAGGGAAGGAGCCCCCAGGGCCGAGGCCTCTGCCCCTGCTTGGAAACCTGTTGCAGCTCGATCTCAAAAGACCCTACAAAACCCTCTATGAG ctTTCAGAGAAATATGGATCTGTATTTACAGTTCACTTTGGAACCAATAAAGTGGTGGTCCTGGCTGGATACAAGGCAGTCAAAGAGGCTCTGGTCAGCTACGCAGAAGAGTTTGGAGACCGAAGCATCTACCCtatattttatgatattaatcAAGGTCACG GAATTCTGTTTGCAAATGGAGAATCGTGGAAGGAGCTGAGACGTTTTGCCCTCACCACCCTGAGAGACTTCGGGATGGGCAAAAGAGTAGCTGAGGAGAAAATCTCCGAGGAATGCCGCTATCTGATCCAAGTCTTCGAAAAGCATAAAG GGAAACCATTTGATACAACGTGTCCGGTGAATTATGCGACGTCCAATATTATCTCCTCTATCGTGTACGGAAGCCGCTTTGAATACAGTGACCCCCGATTCAAGAACCTGGTGAGACGAGCACACGAGAACATATGCATCATAGGTTCTGCATCAGTCCAG CTTTACAACATGTTTCCCAGGCTTGTCAGCTGGATAAAAAACCGGCAgctgatattaaaaaatgtcaaaatgaccGTCAGGGACAACAAAGATTTAATCAAGCAGCTGGAAGAGACACTGAACCCTCACACATGCAGGGGCCTCGTGGACTGTTTCCTGATTCGGAAGCAGAAGGAAGAG TCCTCCACCTCATTCTCCCTGCTCTTGGCCCTCGTGGGCCTGCTCTTCCTCCAACTTCTTTACTCCAGCTTCAGCTCCCAAGAAAATCGGAGGGACCCTCCGGGTCCTAAACCTCTTCCCCTGCTTGGTAACCTCCATCAGTTGGATCTCAACAGACTTTACAACTCACTTTTTGAT CTTTCCAAAAAACATGGACCAGTGTTCACAGTCTACTTTGGACTTAAGAAGGTGGTTGTCCTGGCAGGATACAGGACAGTCAAACAGGCTCTGGTCAACCATGCGGAGGAGTTTGGAGACAGAGACATCAATCCCATATTCTATGACTTCAACAAAGGAAATg GCGTTTTATTTGCCAATGGTGATTCGTGGAAAGAAATGAGGCGTTTTGCTCTGAGTACACTGAGAGAGTTTGGGATGGGCAAGAAGATTAGTGAACAAAAAATCATTGAGGAATGTCACCACCTGGCTGACGAATTTCAACGACATGAAG gcaAAGCCTTCAGCAACGCCAAAACAGTTACATATGCAGCTTCAAATATCATATCAGGTCTCATGTTTGGGAGGAGGTTTGACTACAACGACCATGACCTCCAAAGTCTAGTGGAAAGAGACCATGAGGCCATCCGTCTGACAGGATCAGCTTCCATCATG CTTTACAACATTTTCCCTTGGTTGGGCCCTTGTCTTAAGAACCGGAGGGATTTGTTGAGGCTTGTGGAAGCCAATAAAATGGAAGCGAGAACGAAGATAGCACAACTGAATGAGACTCTAAACCCTGAGATGTGCCGATGCTTCATTGATGCATTCCTGACCCGTAAGCAAAATCTGAAG GAGTCAGGAATTAAGGATTCACACTACCACAACGACAACCTGCTCTACAGTGTCACAACTTTGTTTTCAGCTGGGACTGACACCACAGGAAGTACACTTCAGTGGTGTCTACTTTTAATGGCCAAGTACCCTCATATTCAAG AACGAGTCCAGGAGGAGCTGAGCAGGGAAGTTGGAAGCCGCCAGATACGAGTAGAGGACAGGAAGAACTTGCCGTACACCGACGCTGTTATCcatgagacacagagagtggCCAACGTTGCCCCCATGTCTGTTCCTCACAAAACCAGTCGAGACGTCAACTTCCAGGGTTACTTTATCAAAGAG GGAACTACAGTGTTTCCTCTTCTCACTTCTGTCCTGTATGATGAGAACGAATGGGAGAGCCCACAAACTTTCAACCCTTCCCACTTCCTGGATAGGGAGGGTAAATTCGTCAGGAGAGATGCCTTCATGCCCTTTTCTGCCG GTCGCAGGGTGTGCCTCGGAGAGAGTCTGGCCAGAATGgagctcttcctcttcttcacctccCTCCTTCAGCGCTTTCGTTTCACTCCTCCACCTGGAGTTACAGAGGATGAGCTGGACCTGACACCAGCTGTGGGCTTCACCCTCAGCCCTTTGCCTCACGAGCTGTGTGCTGTCAGTCGC AATGAGGAAGACAGCTGGGACTTCTTGattattgtgttgtgttttttatgccATGGCGGGACTGGGAATTCCCACGATGCTGATTGTGGTCACCCATAA
- the LOC120788442 gene encoding cytochrome P450 2K1-like: MDTHYSEKNLIFTIANLFAAGTDTTATTLRWGLLFMAKYPHIQDQVQEELSRVIGSRQVQVIDRKNLPYTDAVIHETQRLANIVPMSLPHKTSRDVTFQGYFIKEGTTVFPLLTSVLYDESEWESPHTFNPSHFLDREGKFVRRDAFLPFSAGRRVCLGESLARMELFLFFTSLLQRFRFTPPPGVTEDELDLTAAVGFTLNPLPHELCAVSRQ; the protein is encoded by the exons ATGGACACTCACTACAGTGAGAAGAACTTGATATTCACAATAGCCAACTTGTTCGCTGCTGGTACTGACACCACAGCCACTACACTGAGATGGGGTTTGCTGTTTATGGCCAAATATCCACATATACAGG ACCAGGTCCAGGAAGAGCTGAGCCGGGTGATAGGAAGCCGTCAGGTCCAGGTAATTGACCGGAAAAATCTGCCGTACACTGATGCTGTTATCCATGAGACACAGAGACTGGCCAACATTGTCCCCATGTCTCTTCCTCACAAAACCAGTCGAGACGTCACCTTCCAGGGTTACTTTATCAAAGAG GGAACTACAgtgtttcctctcctcacttCTGTCCTGTATGATGAGAGCGAATGGGAGAGCCCACACACTTTCAACCCTTCCCACTTCCTGGATAGGGAGGGTAAATTCGTCAGGAGAGATGCCTTCCTGCCCTTTTCTGCAG GTCGCAGGGTGTGCCTCGGAGAGAGTCTGGCCAGAATGgagctcttcctcttcttcacctccctcctccagcGCTTTCGCTTCACTCCTCCACCTGGAGTTACGGAGGATGAGCTGGACCTGACGGCAGCCGTGGGCTTCACCCTCAACCCTTTGCCTCACGAGCTGTGTGCTGTCAGTCGCCAGTGA